The following coding sequences are from one Terriglobia bacterium window:
- a CDS encoding thiol-disulfide isomerase, producing the protein MTALLFLMLATNPTFYKDVLPILQNHCQSCHRPGQIGPMPLLTYAQTQSKAAAIARMVSSRKMPPWFADSAIGHFANDPSLTAGEIETLEHWVSTGAAAGQRKDAPPPKQWTEGWNISPPDTVVRMPKPVSIPA; encoded by the coding sequence ATGACGGCGCTGCTTTTCCTGATGCTCGCGACGAATCCAACCTTTTATAAGGACGTTCTCCCGATCCTGCAGAACCACTGCCAATCGTGTCACCGGCCGGGACAGATCGGACCGATGCCGTTACTCACCTACGCGCAGACACAGTCGAAAGCCGCCGCAATCGCGAGGATGGTGAGTTCCAGGAAAATGCCGCCGTGGTTCGCCGATTCCGCAATCGGACACTTCGCAAATGATCCTTCATTGACCGCCGGAGAGATTGAAACCCTCGAGCACTGGGTTTCCACTGGTGCAGCTGCCGGCCAGCGGAAGGACGCGCCGCCGCCGAAGCAGTGGACTGAGGGCTGGAACATCTCTCCACCCGATACCGTGGTTCGCATGCCGAAGCCTGTCTCGATACCGGCGCA
- a CDS encoding phospholipase D-like domain-containing protein, which produces MRARNLEIAADEAFSRAAGAPLILGNRVRLLRNATENYPAWIDAIRSAGKWIHFETYIIHDDETGRMFAGLLAAKAKEGVKVRLLYDWIGAMGNWSGFFRRLKQAGVEVRAFNPPRFDSPLGWVNRDHRKMLSVDGRLGYVTGLCVGESWVGNHTVSPAELDAWRDTGVEVEGPAVSDIDRAFAETWTFAGGSVPANELPLAGSIPAAGDVAVRVVASAPSVGPIYRTDQLVAALARRSLWLADAYFIGTSSYVQALRSAAQSGVDVRLLIPGVSDIPVIRAMSRAGLRPLLEAGVRVFEWNGVMMHAKTAVADGYWARVGSTNLNLVSWVGNWELDVMIEDEGFARSMEAAYLHDMSHSTEIVLDGKPRPAGVVRRAPRRGRQSGSAGQTAARLARLSHAVGAAITNRRQLGPAERVIMYWGAGLLAVLSAISIYWPRGVAFPIAFLCAWISASLIFRAIRLSRF; this is translated from the coding sequence ATGCGTGCCCGCAACCTGGAGATAGCCGCGGACGAGGCCTTTTCCCGTGCCGCAGGAGCCCCGCTGATTCTGGGAAATCGTGTGCGGCTGCTGAGAAACGCGACCGAGAATTACCCGGCCTGGATCGATGCCATCCGATCGGCTGGCAAGTGGATCCATTTTGAAACCTACATCATCCATGATGATGAAACAGGCCGTATGTTCGCCGGTCTGCTGGCAGCGAAGGCGAAGGAAGGCGTGAAAGTGCGCCTGCTTTACGACTGGATCGGGGCCATGGGCAACTGGTCCGGTTTTTTCAGGAGGCTGAAGCAGGCCGGTGTCGAGGTTCGAGCTTTCAATCCGCCGCGTTTTGACAGCCCGCTGGGATGGGTTAATCGAGACCATCGGAAGATGCTCTCGGTGGATGGCCGCCTCGGCTACGTGACCGGGTTATGCGTCGGCGAGAGTTGGGTCGGCAACCACACTGTTTCGCCGGCTGAGCTGGATGCGTGGCGCGATACAGGGGTCGAAGTCGAAGGTCCCGCGGTGTCCGACATTGATCGCGCATTTGCCGAAACATGGACATTCGCCGGCGGCTCTGTTCCAGCGAATGAGCTGCCGCTTGCCGGCTCGATACCGGCCGCCGGTGATGTTGCCGTTCGCGTCGTCGCAAGCGCTCCAAGCGTCGGGCCCATTTACCGCACGGACCAACTGGTCGCCGCGCTTGCCCGCCGTTCGTTGTGGCTTGCGGATGCGTATTTCATCGGCACCAGTTCATATGTTCAGGCGCTGCGGTCGGCTGCCCAGTCGGGAGTGGATGTCCGGCTTCTGATTCCGGGCGTCTCCGACATTCCGGTTATCCGCGCCATGTCCCGCGCGGGACTCCGGCCTCTTCTCGAAGCCGGTGTCCGCGTCTTCGAGTGGAACGGCGTGATGATGCATGCCAAGACGGCCGTGGCGGACGGCTATTGGGCGCGAGTGGGTTCCACGAATTTGAATCTGGTGAGCTGGGTCGGCAACTGGGAACTGGATGTGATGATCGAGGATGAAGGTTTCGCAAGGAGCATGGAAGCGGCCTACCTCCACGACATGTCTCATTCCACGGAAATCGTGCTCGATGGGAAGCCGCGGCCGGCGGGTGTTGTGAGGCGCGCGCCGCGGCGCGGGCGCCAGTCCGGCAGCGCCGGCCAGACTGCCGCGCGCCTCGCACGATTGAGCCATGCCGTAGGCGCGGCGATTACAAACCGGAGACAGCTCGGGCCGGCCGAGCGGGTCATCATGTATTGGGGAGCGGGTCTTTTGGCAGTTCTGTCAGCGATATCGATTTACTGGCCTCGCGGTGTCGCATTCCCCATCGCCTTTCTGTGCGCCTGGATTTCGGCATCCTTGATTTTTCGCGCCATCAGGCTCTCCAGGTTTTAG